A single region of the Enterobacter cloacae complex sp. R_G8 genome encodes:
- a CDS encoding HNH endonuclease: protein MIVNPISYSQQVRIHIDKYDGKDHTYWNVTCDENKAIRKEIREFYRTEQRFHCAYCNRLRQDFNGAQWDIDHIIPKQSHPQYLYTPKNLTVTCKDCNGKKGKENVLVDHVDATQCFPISGESYAIIHPHFDEYLDNIRCRTTADGKIIHEPFTPKGIKTFNLCGLIRFSEMIAGTSEVIEETGESLDLTDGITEELREAFDRQISEFDYLSDSQLAQLLKGKLSQITGVMV from the coding sequence GTGATCGTAAACCCTATTTCTTATTCTCAGCAAGTTAGAATTCACATTGATAAATATGATGGGAAAGATCATACTTACTGGAATGTAACATGTGATGAAAATAAGGCAATCAGAAAGGAAATTAGAGAGTTCTATCGTACGGAGCAACGTTTTCACTGTGCATATTGTAACAGATTACGACAAGACTTTAATGGTGCCCAGTGGGACATTGATCATATAATTCCCAAGCAAAGTCATCCTCAGTATCTTTACACCCCTAAAAATCTCACAGTCACGTGTAAAGACTGTAATGGTAAAAAAGGGAAAGAAAATGTTCTTGTAGACCATGTTGATGCTACTCAATGCTTTCCTATATCAGGTGAAAGTTATGCAATCATTCATCCTCACTTCGATGAATATTTAGACAATATTCGTTGTAGAACAACAGCTGATGGTAAGATCATTCATGAGCCCTTTACACCTAAAGGTATAAAAACATTCAATTTATGTGGACTGATAAGGTTCAGTGAAATGATAGCCGGTACTTCGGAAGTCATTGAAGAGACAGGTGAAAGCTTAGACCTTACTGATGGTATAACCGAGGAACTTAGAGAAGCATTCGATAGACAAATCTCTGAATTTGACTATTTGTCAGATTCACAATTAGCTCAATTACTCAAAGGAAAATTATCTCAAATTACTGGAGTTATGGTATAA
- a CDS encoding Imm10 family immunity protein, which yields MSNVKNFIAACINCYEENDVFTIGIGDDSHDPKNFIIIGRFDEDELPVNECIGFQSESTEYELTDSIRSVQLTEDKLVIVLNEDVAKKIGIREYHVVIPAAKDSKTLGKYLREVFDDSDVPLQLP from the coding sequence ATGAGTAATGTTAAAAATTTTATTGCAGCGTGTATTAACTGCTATGAAGAAAATGATGTCTTCACCATCGGAATAGGGGATGACAGTCATGATCCAAAAAATTTTATCATAATCGGACGATTCGACGAAGATGAATTACCCGTTAACGAATGCATTGGATTTCAGAGTGAGTCAACGGAATATGAGTTAACAGACTCTATTCGTTCTGTTCAGCTCACTGAAGACAAACTTGTGATCGTGCTTAATGAAGATGTCGCAAAAAAAATTGGAATCAGAGAATATCACGTGGTCATTCCTGCAGCAAAAGATTCTAAAACGCTTGGAAAGTATTTGAGGGAAGTGTTTGATGACAGTGATGTGCCTCTACAATTACCGTAA